ttAGGGGGGCTGCCCAGGGAAAGGGTCTGAAAGAGGAGGGCTTGAGTCTGAACCCCAGAGTCTGGGGGAGAAGTCTGGAGTCTGGACTTCAGTATCTGAGGGAAGAAGGCTGGGGTCTGGACCCCTGGATCTAAGGGAAGAGGGCTGGGATTGGACTCTAGGGTCTAAGAGAGGAGATCTGGGGTCTGAACCCCAAGGTCTGCAGGAAGAGGGCTCTGTCTAGATTTCTGAATCCCAGAGAGAGGCAGTCTGGGGCCTGGGCTCCTGGGTCCAAGGGAGGAGGGGTAGGCCTGTATCTTAGTGCCTCATCTCTCAACGTTTGTAGCTCTGGCAACATTTAACTTTCTCATCTGGCAGCCCCTGAGCCACGGACACCATGGTGGGAGTCTGGCTCCCTCCCCTGCTAACTGTGCTGCTGGCCTTAGCCTTGGAAACTGCTGGACAAGGAGGTGAGAGCTTGCCCAGTGTCCCCAACACCCTGAGACCGAGTCCCCTCACCCAGATGGCTCCCCCGCACCACCTCTGACAGGAGGGCCGACCCAGTCACTGAGACCCTCTGTTGTTTCAATCAGACAGGCTCCATGGGGCCTCTGCAGACTCCAGCAGTCTGAGGCTATCTGTGGATGACATGGTAGTGGGGGTTTTCTGAGTGGTCGCGTGTCTGTCCCTAACCCGCTCTCACCTCCTCGGCATGATCCTCCCTCCGTCTTGTCGCCTGTCTTTACTCCTGAGCCTTATAGAACCGTCTCTGACTGCTgcttgctgtgtgtctgtctccctctGATGCTGGACccccatgtgtgtctgtgtgtctgtccagaCCAGGGTGAGAGAAATGGCGACAGAATTATAGACGGCTACCCATGTGAAAAAGGCTCCCACCCATGGCAGGTGGCGCTGCTCCGAGGAGATCAGCTCCACTGTGGAGGAGTGCTGGTCAGTGAACGCTGGGTGCTCACTGCAGCCCACTGCAAAATGGGGTAGGTGCTGCGAGGCCGGCACGACGGGTCTGTGCTTTCCgggtccccccccctccctctctctctctgagtgtcaCCTCCTTCTCCCAGTCAGTACACTGTGCATCTGGGCAGTGATAAGATAGGAGATCAGAGTGCCCAGAAGATCAAGGCTACAAGGTCATTCAGACACCCTGGCTACTCCACAAGGACCCATGTCAACGACATCATGCTTGTGAGGATGGATAAGCCAGCCAAGATGTCATCCAAAGTGCAGAAAGTCAACATTacatcacactgtgaacccccaGGGACATCTTGCACTGTCTCTGGATGGGGCACCACAACCAGCCCAGATGGTGAGACTGCCTGGGGGTGGGAATCCagcccagccttcccccctcaaTCCCAGGAATCCAGATCCCTGTCCTCTTCCCTTTGATCCCTGATCCTGATCCAGCCCCTCGGCTTCCCCTCACCCAGTCCCTTCCATAGCACtatccaacaccctcctccccACAGTGACCTTCCCCTCGAACCTTATGTGCTCGGACGTGAAGCTCATCTCCTCCAAGGACTGCAAGAAGGTGTACAAGGACCTGCTGGGGAAAACCATGCTGTGCGCTGGCATTCCTGACTCTAAGACCAACACGTGCAATGTGAGCCCCACTGCCCCGGCCCTCAGCTCCTGTCTGTCCACAGCAGCATGGAGCTCCTTGTCCTAGGCCATCCTGGCCATGCCCCAGGTCCCGCCTCCTTAGCTCTCTCACTTTCTGCTGGTCAACAACTGCAATTCATGCATGGATGAACTAGACACAAGCCAGTAGTTTAGTGGAGTTGAGAAACATGGAGGGGAGATGCAGGAATGTGAGAGAGCCTCCTACTTCCAGCCCAAACTCTGCAGAAGCTTCAGAACTCAGGGAttgatattatttcatttttgcatttttgagacagtcttcctctgtggctcaggctggtctggaactcactctatagcccataTTAGCCTGAAATGATGTAACCAAAGCTAACTTGGAACTATGCAGCCAAGGCTAAtctcaaactcaaagcaatctacctgcctcagcttcccaagggcaGGCAGAGTTTGCAGGGGTGAGCGATACTCTAGGCTGAACATTCTTTGTTGAATTTTGTCTCTaggatttattttgaaattttttatatgtatgaatgaatgtcttgcctgcatgtatgtaagtatacTGCACATGTGCCtgatgcccaaagaggccagaagtagGAGTCAGACCCCCCCgggactgcagttacaggtggttgtgagctaccatgtgggtgctgggaacggaacctgctgtcctctgcaagggcagtcagtgctctcaaccactgagtcatccctccagccccctgttttgtttttgagacaatctcataTAGCctgtctggtcttgaactcattgtgtagctgaggcaggatttgaactcctgatctgaaGTGCTGGTGCCCAGTCTCCACTTGACTTAGCTCATTTTTTGTGATGACCGCTGACCTTTTCTGCTTGATCCATACGCCTGACCATGGACCTGATCGTGGGGCAAGAACAGATCTGTCCCACTTCTCCTGGTCTCTTCTCAGTTCGCCTGTCTTTGGACAAcatttttctgcctctttctttttaatcctagctttattttattcctttctctttctgctgacTCCGGCCtggcttctgtctctgtctccctctcctctcccctcttctggtctctcagttgtccctgtcttctctccttgtctcccctcctttctctctcttccccttcttcctctctcatcttcttgcctcctctctctgctttcttcttcctcctcctcctctctcctctcctttatcctcttccttctcccctctgccCAGGCCAGGGCCAGCTACCAAGGGGATGCATGTCCAACCCTTAGAGACGATGCCTCTTCTCACCAGCTTTAGTAAATAGACTTTATCAGTAAGGAAACTGTACTTGAATCCGGAAGTCCCACCCTTTCCTGCCAAGAGGCTTTaatggaactcaggttatcaCTGCGTTAGTATGAATTCCCGCTCTCCCATTGGTTCCCAGAGTCCATGCTCATTGGTCAGGGGTGAAGATGATTCAGTTTGTCAAAGACTAAATGAGAGGGTATGTGAGAGTGACCTGGGGGTCCTCTGAAGCCAAAACTAACCTTCTCTGTTCCCCACAGGGTGACTCAGGGGGGCCGTTGGTGTGCAAAGGCACCCTTCAAGGTCTGGTATCCTGGGGAACCTACCCTTGTGGCCAGCCCAATGACCCAGGTGTCTACACTCAAGTCTGCAAGTACCACCGGTGGTTGGAAACCACCATGAAAACCTTTCGTTAATGAACCAGGAGTCAAGCTGTGAGCCTCCAGGGACATGCTGATAGAGTAAGGACACCTGTGGGAGCACTGTAAAGTCCTGTCTGGCTTCACTTTTCCTCTAAGACATAGCAAAGCCTCAACACTATGCCAAGTTTATAAACCACTCGGAACCCCAGAGACCTAAAAGCAAATTAAGTCAAAAGACTACAAAACCCCATGGCTGTGGAAGATGCCAGAAGTCCAACACTTTCAAGTGCAAGATCTAGGAATTCCTACAGTCCTTTACTGGAAAGTAGCTGGTAACTTCGAGACCTTCATCCATTGCCTTTGACTCAGGCCCTCCAATTCTAGAGCATTCTTAAAGCAAAAAATAGAACTAAGTTTGGATTCATTACGTTGTTTAttgtaagaagaaaaagaatggaaactGTTAATGTGTTCTAaagttttgaatatttaaataatagatTGCTTTCTTTCGGAATATTATGAACTCATGAAAAATAATGCCTGAGCTGTACTGTTCGGCCTTATGCAAGAGTGACTGTTATTGTGTGATATTTAATGGGGATATGAAGTGTAACAACTGATGTGAGCTAGGTGTGTCAAATGAATCATATGCAGAATAAAATTCGAGTGATGTTCATGTGTACACTCGTAGCCTGGAAAATGATGGCGGGAAACTGGAAGCATTGATGGTGGAGGGAGGAGGCCCATGAGGAAGAGTTGGCGAAGAAATTGTACCTggaccagcaaggtggctcagtgggtgaaggtgcttgctgccaagcttgacggGACTTGAGTTCCATCTCAAGGCCCTACAGTGTGGAAGGAAATAAGTGACTCCTCCgtgttatcctctgacctccagatgtgctatggcacatgtgtacctgcacacatacacgcacacaaaaCTGAATAAAAGTGTAAATAAagtatctttaatatttttattttaaggacaTTGTAGCCTGGCCCTGGTGAGTGGAATGCTTTTCTCTATTCTTGGGTTTCTGTTCTCTTTACATGCAAAATGGCAGCtagagacggagggagggagggagggaagaaaaaatggAGGGTAAGTACCTACGTCACCAAGGTGAAGGGATGGGGAGGGCCTGTATTTCAGGTGACAGAGGAGGTtttcagtgggggtgggggaggcacagACTGGACACTTAGGTCCTTTGGGGGTCATCCAGGAGCTGGGGTCCAGAGGAAGGTGGTGATGAGCAGGCTTCTCCCCAAAGGTGGGGTGCTCTGGAAGGAGGTGCTTTGTGACTCAGAGCAGGGCCCCGCCTAGGTAGCCTTCCTTCTCCGGGCAGTGACACCTCAGAGTCTGCTGACAAAGGGGTGCAGTACTGCCGAGGGCCCGCCCTCCCACCCatccttcctgtttcctggaaTTTCTTCCCCACAAACATCATTTGGGTTCTTCCCACCGCTCCTtcttcagagtctccactgatgGCTCTCAGCCAGTCAGCCAGAAACGCCGCAGCTGCGACATTCTGCACATGGCGACACACAGCGcagaccccagcc
The sequence above is drawn from the Peromyscus leucopus breed LL Stock chromosome 1, UCI_PerLeu_2.1, whole genome shotgun sequence genome and encodes:
- the Klk7 gene encoding kallikrein-7 translates to MVGVWLPPLLTVLLALALETAGQGDQGERNGDRIIDGYPCEKGSHPWQVALLRGDQLHCGGVLVSERWVLTAAHCKMGQYTVHLGSDKIGDQSAQKIKATRSFRHPGYSTRTHVNDIMLVRMDKPAKMSSKVQKVNITSHCEPPGTSCTVSGWGTTTSPDVTFPSNLMCSDVKLISSKDCKKVYKDLLGKTMLCAGIPDSKTNTCNGDSGGPLVCKGTLQGLVSWGTYPCGQPNDPGVYTQVCKYHRWLETTMKTFR